One Tenrec ecaudatus isolate mTenEca1 chromosome 12, mTenEca1.hap1, whole genome shotgun sequence DNA segment encodes these proteins:
- the LOC142422956 gene encoding 2-acylglycerol O-acyltransferase 3-like, with the protein MPGCATTLEPPPTMKTRGRRWLESASALHYVTTFLFMGAFSTILLFLLLFTSLWSISLLYFAWLYLDWDTPNQGGRCSTWKRNWTIWKYLRDYFPIKLVKTAELPPDRNYVMGAHPHGIMGIGFFCNFCTESNAFSQQFPGLRSLLSTLAGVFCLPIYREYLLTSGMISVDRQNLDQILSQNPCGQLVVIIVGGAQEALYSGPGQHCLSLLNRKGFVRLALRHGASLVPIYSFGENDIFNVKTFPADSWQYRCQMTFKKLVGFSPCIFFGQSIFSGTSWGLMPFRRPITTVVGRPIDVPQILHPMKEDVDHYHTLYLKALDRLFEEHKESCGVPADAHLTFL; encoded by the exons ATGCCGG GTTGCGCGACAACCCTGGAGCCCC CACCTACCATGAAAACCCGAGGAAGGCGGTGGCTGGAATCAGCGTCAGCCTTGCACTATGTGACCACATTTCTTTTCATGG GCGCCTTCTCCACCATCctgctctttctcctcctctttaCCTCGCTGTGGTCAATCTCTCTTCTCTACTTTGCCTGGCTCTACCTGGACTGGGACACCCCCAACCAAG GTGGAAGATGCTCCACGTGGAAGAGGAATTGGACAATTTGGAAGTACCTGAGGGATTATTTTCCTATCAAG CTGGTGAAAACAGCCGAGTTGCCCCCGGACCGCAATTACGTGATGGGCGCCCACCCGCATGGCATCATGGGCATCGGGTTCTTCTGCAATTTCTGCACAGAGAGCAATGCCTTCTCCCAGCAGTTCCCTGGGCTCCGGTCCCTGCTTTCCACATTGGCAGGCGTCTTCTGCCTCCCCATCTACCGGGAATATCTCCTGACTTCTG GAATGATTTCTGTGGACCGTCAGAACCTGGACCAAATCCTATCACAGAACCCATGCGGCCAGCTTGTGGTCATCATCGTCGGGGGTGCGCAGGAGGCCCTGTACTCAGGCCCTGGCCAGCACTGTCTTAGTCTCCTGAATCGCAAAGGCTTCGTGCGCCTTGCGCTACGGCACGG gGCTTCCCTGGTACCCATCTACTCTTTCGGAGAGAATGATATCTTCAATGTCAAAACTTTTCCTGCCGACTCCTGGCAGTACCGCTGCCAGATGACCTTCAAGAAACTGGTGGGCTTTTCTCCTTGCATCTTCTTTGGCCAGAGCATCTTCTCGGGCACCTCCTGGGGCCTCATGCCATTCCGCAGGCCCATCACCACGGTGG TGGGCCGCCCCATCGATGTGCCACAGATCCTCCACCCCATGAAGGAAGACGTTGACCACTACCACACACTGtacttgaaggccctggaccggcTGTTTGAGGAGCACAAGGAGAGCTGTGGTGTCCCTGCTGATGCTCACCTCACCTTCCTCTAA